GGCACTTCTTCCTTACTACAGCCTTTACTCCGCTTGATGATCCGCGAATAGCCGGATAGTCCTTCCCTCCTCGCCCATGGAATTACGGCAGCTCCAGCTCTTCCTCGCCGCAGCCGAAGAAGGCAGCATCACCGCGGCGGCCAAACGCATGCATCTCACCCAGCCCGCCCTCAGCCGCCAGATCAAGGCGCTCGAGGAAGAGCTCGGCGTCGAGCTCTTCACCCGCGGTGCCCATTCCGTCAATCTCACCCCCGCCGGCAAGACCCTGCTGGAGGAAGGCGGCAAGCTCCTCGACCGCGCGGAACGCGTCGTGAAACAAGTCCGCGCCACCGCAGAGGGCGGCGAACCCCTTCGCATCGGCTATGCCCCCTCGCTCGCCGGCTCCCTCCTCGGCCACGCGCTTGAGCGCTTCTCGCAGATCCACCCCCGCGTCCGGGTGCTGCTTTCGGACCTTTCCAGCGCGGAGATGCGGGACGGCTTGGCGCAGGGGAATCTGGATGTGGTCGTCACCGTCCCGTGGGAGGGCGATACCCAGTCCGTCGGCTGGACCACCATCCGCCGCCACCGCATGGGCCTGGCCGTCCCGGAGGCCCACCCGCTCGCGAAAAAGAAGAAAATCTCCCTCGCGGATCTGGATGGCCAGAAGCTCCTGCTCTACTCCCGCGCCGACTATCCCGAGTACTGGCAGGCCGTCACCCGCCTCTTCCGCGAGCACGGCCTGCAGGCAAAGGTGGCGGGGGAATTCGATGGCGTCACCAGCCTCGGCGCGGCCCTCGCCGCCGGCTTGGGAGTCGCCATTGTCACGGCGGAAAGCCGCTTCGACCGGGTGCTCACCCGCCCCATCGAGCCGGAGCCGGAACCGGTCTGCGTGGCCGCCGGAGTGCCCCTTGGGCGTGACATATCTCCGGTTGTTCAGGTTTTTGTTGAAGAGATGCGGGCTGTTGCGGCGGAAGAGGAGAAGGAGTCCGGCTGAGCCGGTCTTCCCGGGCTACCCCGCTTTGCGGCACATCCCTTGCTGCATAAGGCCCCGGGTTCAAAAGTCCGGGTCGATTTGTCACCACTTCGACCAATTTCCCGCTCGCGCAATCTGGAAACACCATGTAAATACGTTCCTGTGACTGGATCGCTCCAGCCTATGCGGTACCGTCGTGACTCCGCCCCCGGGTTCGCGCTGGTGGCCTGCATCATCATGCTGGTCCTGATCCTTACCCTGACCTTGGGTCTGATGGGGCTGACTTCCATCGAACTGAAGAAGTCTGTCAGCCAGGATTACAGTGCCGTCGCCAGGGCAAATGCCCGCATGGCACTGGTGGAAGCGATCGGCCAGCTTCAGAAGGCCGCGGGACCGGATCAACGTGTTACCGCCACCGCCGAATTGCTGGGCGAGGAGATCGCGAACCCGCACTGGACCGGAGTCTGGCGCAGCACTCGTCCGGATGGGACACCCTTTACCACCCGGGATGACCTCGGTGGCGGCCTGAAAGATAGCCGCTTCCTTGATCCCGCGACTCCTCGCCCAAGCGCTTTCGAGTGGCTGGTCAGCGGCCGAGACCTCGATCCCGCGAAGGACTACCTCAAGGACTCCGTCATCCTGATGCGCAGCCTCGATCCGGATGCTTCAAAAGATCCGGAGTTGGTGGTTCCCCGCGTCGAGGTGGCGGATGCTTCGGGCAACACCTCCGGCCACCTCGCATGGTGGACCGGCGATCTCGGTGTCCGCGCGAATGTCGGCACCCGTGATCCGCGCTCGCAGGTCCAAGCCTCCCGCACGAATCCCACGGATGGAGGCATCTTCCGCGTGATGAGCTCGCAGTCCGCCGACCTGGCGATGATGTCGGGCATGGCCGACCTGGAAGAAGAATCGGAAGCTCGCTTGGCTACCGCCGGCACCGCGCAACTTGCCGCAGGCACGGAGTGGGCCCGCGAGCATGCCTTCGATTTCACCGTGGATTCCATGGGTGTGCTGGCGGATGCCGCGGGCGGCGGTTTGAAGCGCGATCTCACCGCCTACTTCGCCAGCACCGGCAGCATCCCGGGCAAGTCCGGTCTCGGTGGTTTGAGTGATGACGATTCCTTGGTCGGCGTGGAGGCGGACCAGATGAAAAGCTCCACCTCCGCCCGCCACCAGCGCTCAGGACCACGCTTCGGCCTGCTGCGGGATTGGGCCCGTGCCACGGTCGCCTTCGGTGGAGGCAGTGTCGCTTCCGCGGTGCCGGAACTCGATTCCTCTCTGGCCTCGGAAAGCCGGAGCCGCGCCCTCTGCAATGAGTCCGCCGTGAAGCTGACCGGCAACCGCCGCTCGGTCCTCCAGCCGGTTTTGGTTGAAGCTTCAAACTACACCCAGATGAGCACCTACATCGTGTCGGCCTCGTCTACCGGTAATCGCTATCAGTTGCGGCAGCTCATGTACCCGCGGGTGGTACTATGGAACCCGTACAATGTCACCCTTTCCTCCCGCAGCATGCTGGTCATGATCCAGGGGAACGGCC
This genomic interval from Luteolibacter rhizosphaerae contains the following:
- a CDS encoding LysR family transcriptional regulator; the protein is MELRQLQLFLAAAEEGSITAAAKRMHLTQPALSRQIKALEEELGVELFTRGAHSVNLTPAGKTLLEEGGKLLDRAERVVKQVRATAEGGEPLRIGYAPSLAGSLLGHALERFSQIHPRVRVLLSDLSSAEMRDGLAQGNLDVVVTVPWEGDTQSVGWTTIRRHRMGLAVPEAHPLAKKKKISLADLDGQKLLLYSRADYPEYWQAVTRLFREHGLQAKVAGEFDGVTSLGAALAAGLGVAIVTAESRFDRVLTRPIEPEPEPVCVAAGVPLGRDISPVVQVFVEEMRAVAAEEEKESG